Proteins found in one Paenibacillus dendritiformis genomic segment:
- the rplK gene encoding 50S ribosomal protein L11: MAKKVIKVVKLQIPAGKANPAPPVGPALGQAGVNIMAFCKEFNAKTADQAGLIIPVEITVFEDRSFTFITKTPPAAVLLKVASKIEKGSGEPNKKKVATVKRDTVRQIAEQKMPDLNAASVESAMRMVEGTARSMGIVIED; this comes from the coding sequence ATGGCAAAAAAAGTCATCAAAGTGGTAAAATTGCAGATTCCTGCAGGGAAAGCGAATCCTGCGCCGCCGGTCGGTCCAGCACTGGGTCAAGCAGGCGTGAACATCATGGCGTTCTGTAAGGAATTCAACGCGAAGACTGCAGATCAAGCAGGCCTTATCATTCCTGTTGAAATCACAGTATTCGAGGATCGCTCTTTCACGTTCATCACGAAGACGCCTCCAGCAGCAGTGTTGCTGAAAGTGGCTTCCAAGATCGAGAAAGGTTCCGGCGAGCCGAACAAAAAGAAAGTGGCTACAGTGAAGCGCGACACCGTTCGCCAAATCGCTGAGCAAAAAATGCCAGACCTGAATGCGGCATCCGTAGAATCGGCTATGCGCATGGTTGAAGGCACAGCCCGCAGCATGGGTATCGTCATCGAAGACTAA
- the rplJ gene encoding 50S ribosomal protein L10, with the protein MANAKIIEAKQQEVEVIAEKLRGSVTTVVADYRGLNVTQVTELRKQLREAGIEFQVLKNTMVRRATAQAELSELDQVLSGPTAIAFSPEDAVAPAKILNDFAKKNDALEIKGGVVEGRVVDVAQIKALAELPSREGLLSMLLSVLQAPVRNFALAVKAVAEKQEAEA; encoded by the coding sequence GTGGCAAACGCAAAAATTATCGAAGCGAAACAGCAAGAAGTAGAAGTAATCGCAGAGAAATTGCGTGGCAGCGTAACGACGGTTGTTGCCGACTATCGCGGTTTGAACGTGACTCAAGTGACTGAACTTCGCAAGCAATTGCGCGAAGCAGGCATCGAGTTCCAAGTGTTGAAAAACACCATGGTTCGCCGTGCGACAGCGCAAGCGGAATTGTCTGAGCTGGATCAAGTGTTGTCCGGACCGACGGCTATCGCTTTCAGCCCGGAAGACGCAGTAGCTCCTGCGAAGATTTTGAACGATTTTGCGAAGAAGAATGACGCTCTTGAGATCAAAGGTGGCGTGGTCGAAGGCCGCGTTGTCGATGTAGCTCAAATCAAAGCACTGGCCGAGCTTCCTTCCCGCGAAGGCTTGCTGTCCATGTTGCTCAGCGTGCTCCAAGCGCCTGTGCGCAACTTCGCACTCGCCGTCAAGGCGGTCGCAGAGAAGCAAGAAGCAGA
- the rplA gene encoding 50S ribosomal protein L1, with protein sequence MAKRGKKYEEAAKLIDRDATYEPAEAIELVKKSATAKFDETIEVAVRLGVDPRKQDQNVRGVVVLPHGTGKTKRVLVFAKGEKAKEAEAAGADFVGDQDMINKIQQGWFDFDVCVATPDMMSEVGKLGRILGGKGLMPNPKAGTVTFDVAKAIQEIKAGKIEYRLDRAGQIHAPIGKASFSAEQLNENLKALIDALNRAKPAAAKGVYMKNIAVSSTMGPAARVNTANYR encoded by the coding sequence ATGGCAAAACGTGGCAAGAAGTATGAAGAAGCCGCGAAGTTGATCGATAGAGATGCAACTTACGAGCCGGCGGAAGCCATTGAATTGGTGAAAAAGTCGGCTACGGCTAAATTTGATGAAACGATTGAAGTTGCTGTGCGCCTGGGCGTTGACCCGCGCAAACAGGACCAAAACGTGCGTGGGGTAGTCGTGCTTCCTCACGGAACAGGTAAGACGAAGCGCGTTCTCGTCTTTGCAAAAGGCGAAAAAGCGAAAGAAGCGGAAGCGGCTGGCGCTGATTTTGTAGGCGATCAGGACATGATCAACAAAATCCAGCAAGGCTGGTTCGACTTCGATGTCTGCGTGGCTACACCGGACATGATGAGCGAAGTAGGTAAATTGGGCCGTATCCTCGGCGGTAAAGGCCTGATGCCTAACCCGAAAGCCGGCACGGTTACATTCGACGTTGCCAAAGCGATCCAAGAGATCAAAGCGGGTAAAATCGAGTACCGTCTGGACAGAGCAGGCCAAATTCATGCGCCTATCGGGAAAGCGTCCTTCAGTGCTGAACAGTTGAATGAGAACCTGAAAGCACTCATCGACGCGCTGAACCGTGCGAAGCCGGCAGCGGCTAAAGGCGTATACATGAAGAACATCGCGGTATCTTCCACGATGGGACCTGCCGCACGCGTGAACACAGCGAACTATCGCTAA
- the nusG gene encoding transcription termination/antitermination protein NusG encodes MEKRWYVVHTYSGYENKVKANLEKRVESMGMEDKIFRVLVPMEEELVNKDGKKKTVMRKVYPGYVLVEMIQTDESWYVVRNTPGVTGFVGSTGSGSKPIPLMPEEVEQILRQMGMEEPKPKVDFELKESVRIKVGPFANFVGTVEEILLDKAKLKVHVNMFGRETPLELDYHQVEKI; translated from the coding sequence ATGGAAAAGAGATGGTACGTTGTTCATACCTATTCCGGGTATGAGAACAAAGTGAAGGCCAATCTGGAAAAGCGCGTCGAATCCATGGGAATGGAAGACAAGATATTCCGGGTTCTTGTTCCGATGGAAGAAGAATTGGTGAACAAAGACGGCAAGAAAAAAACCGTCATGCGCAAAGTTTACCCTGGCTATGTTTTGGTTGAGATGATCCAGACGGATGAATCCTGGTATGTTGTTCGCAATACGCCGGGCGTCACTGGATTTGTCGGTTCCACAGGATCCGGCTCCAAGCCGATTCCTCTGATGCCGGAAGAGGTTGAACAGATTTTGCGGCAGATGGGAATGGAAGAGCCGAAGCCGAAGGTCGATTTCGAATTGAAGGAATCGGTACGCATTAAGGTAGGGCCTTTCGCTAACTTTGTCGGCACGGTCGAAGAGATCCTTCTCGATAAAGCGAAGTTGAAGGTCCATGTTAACATGTTTGGAAGGGAAACCCCGCTTGAACTGGATTACCATCAGGTGGAGAAGATTTAA
- the secE gene encoding preprotein translocase subunit SecE codes for MKQPFSSLFSFFADSWGELKKVRWPNRKELTSYTLVVLGTVFFMTLYFWVLDIGISAIVEAII; via the coding sequence CTGAAACAACCTTTCAGTTCATTGTTTTCCTTCTTTGCCGACAGCTGGGGTGAATTAAAAAAAGTTCGCTGGCCCAATCGTAAAGAGCTGACAAGCTATACGCTGGTCGTATTGGGAACGGTTTTCTTTATGACGCTTTATTTCTGGGTCCTTGACATCGGTATTTCCGCGATCGTCGAAGCGATTATTTAA